The genomic segment TATTCTGCATCAGCATAAAACTGCACTGCATGAGTAAGCAAACTCATATTTTTACTTCCTGCCTGCGATGCAATCCTTTCAGCAACCTCCTTCTGAACCATTAAATAAATTTCAGATATATTTTTTCTATATTCGATTAATTTATTTATAATTGGAGAAGTTATATAATATGGAATATTTGCCACTACCTTGATATTTTTCTTTCCATTCAGAAAAGTGCTTAAATCTGCTACCATAAAGTCTTCATGAATTAATGAAAAATTATCCCTGCCTTGAAATTTTTTATTCAATACAGGAATTAAATCATCATCTATTTCAAAAGCAGTCAGATGCTTTGAGTTTTCTATCAGTTTTTCAGTTAAAAATCCTAATCCCGGACCTATTTCTATCACTTCTGTATCTTTAGATACCCCTGATATTTCTATTATTCTTTCTGACAGCTCAGAATCCTCCAGAAAATTCTGGCCATATTTTTTCTTTGCTTCATGAGTTTCATTTTTATAATTTTTTATAAATTTATTTTTACCCAAATTTTCTCCTAAATATTTATTTTCAATTCATTTCTACTAGAAACTATTTTTTATAAAGTTCATCTGCCGCAAGTGCCACATAAGGAATATTTCTGTATTCTTCAATAAAGTCAAGCCCATATCCCAGTACAAATTCATTAGGAATTTCAAATCCTACATACTGAACATCAACTTCAACTTCACGTCTTTCAGGCTTATCAAGTAAAGTACATAATGAAATTTTCTTAGGTCCCCTACCACCCAATACTTTCATTACTTTTTTCAGAGTCATTCCTGAATCTATTATATCTTCAACAATAAGTACATGTTTTCCCTGTATACTTCCTTCTAAATCTTTAAGTATTTTTACTTCTCTTGTTGTTTCAAATCCTTCTCCATAACTTGAAACAGACATAAAATCCATTACCAGAGGCAATTTTATTTCCCTTACAAGATCAGCCATAAAAATAATGGATCCCTTAAGCAGTCCCACTACAACAAGAGGAGCATCATCATCCTTTAAATCTTCTGTTATCTCTTCACCAAGTTCCTTTAT from the Leptotrichia sp. oral taxon 215 str. W9775 genome contains:
- the rsmA gene encoding 16S rRNA (adenine(1518)-N(6)/adenine(1519)-N(6))-dimethyltransferase RsmA, translated to MGKNKFIKNYKNETHEAKKKYGQNFLEDSELSERIIEISGVSKDTEVIEIGPGLGFLTEKLIENSKHLTAFEIDDDLIPVLNKKFQGRDNFSLIHEDFMVADLSTFLNGKKNIKVVANIPYYITSPIINKLIEYRKNISEIYLMVQKEVAERIASQAGSKNMSLLTHAVQFYADAEYLFTVPKEKFTPVPKVDSAFLKIKMFDDERYAKQISEEEYFKYLKTAFSNKRKSIANNLSGEGYSKEVTGDILEKLGKTRLARTEEFSVQEFINLIDELKKEKTAEETE
- the hpt gene encoding hypoxanthine phosphoribosyltransferase, translating into MKKDWEYGIKTQMITKEALAKRIKELGEEITEDLKDDDAPLVVVGLLKGSIIFMADLVREIKLPLVMDFMSVSSYGEGFETTREVKILKDLEGSIQGKHVLIVEDIIDSGMTLKKVMKVLGGRGPKKISLCTLLDKPERREVEVDVQYVGFEIPNEFVLGYGLDFIEEYRNIPYVALAADELYKK